A window of Pyxidicoccus xibeiensis contains these coding sequences:
- a CDS encoding penicillin acylase family protein, translating to MHPTSPASPSRGVPGPHRRTRWSLSLLTSLSLLAAAACGDDPKPGPGPGPTPPPPPPEQPKYEATIRRTAHGIPHITAKDLGSLSYGQGYAFAKDHVCILADQILKIRGQRAEYLGQGPGSTYAASDFAYRLLDLPERARAAFDQQPEDLKSMLAGYVAGFNRYVSETPAASLPQPCTGAEWVRPITAQELLAFHISAGLTASAYQLILAIGAAEAPGVGAGGVGVPAPGSFKIERPDASHVGSNGWAIGKQRSAGGRGMVVANPHFPWEGELKLWESHLTVPGQLDVYGVGLLGVPAVLIGFNENVSWTHTFSAGQRMTLYKLPLVPGKPKTYKYGNEERQMTEKQISILVKLPEGSLTRITRTMHMTHYGPVIVVPGLLDWTPQQAYTFRDANLENTQLVAQFLGMNRAKSLAEFKAVYETVQGIPWVNTMAADREGNTWYTDSSPTPNLKPEAIAAWQTASNGGDPFATGAWRSLGLVLLDGSDPQNEWQDDPGRDRSPGLVPFSKVPQLDREDFVFNANDSYWLTNPAKPLTGYSPMHGLENVGQSMRTRMNARLLTEVREDGASGADGKFTRAELQNAILGNRAMTAELLREAVVQRCQGQRYGVLADGRQIDIRQACTVLEGWTSNRFDTDSVGAVVWREFLATAPMATYATGGTLFAVPFDPSAPLDTPNTLAPPPAAGQPDLVLRRLAQAVDQLARVGIPVTRPLGEVQHTPRVNGQRIPIHGGHGIDGTANVVSFGTLKSTSERGDFSAFVPPQDVVTPRTNLSPQGYVINNGSSFIMAMEFTEEGPKANAVLTYSQSSDPTSSYFADQTLMFSRKEWRPILFTEAEIAAAVVEQQTVSGN from the coding sequence ATGCACCCAACCTCTCCCGCGTCCCCATCGCGCGGAGTGCCCGGCCCTCATCGGCGCACCCGCTGGTCGCTGTCCCTCCTCACGAGCCTGAGCCTGCTCGCCGCCGCCGCGTGCGGCGATGACCCGAAGCCCGGCCCCGGCCCTGGCCCCACGCCGCCGCCTCCGCCTCCGGAGCAGCCGAAGTACGAGGCCACCATCCGCCGCACGGCGCACGGCATCCCCCACATCACGGCCAAGGACCTGGGCAGCCTGTCGTACGGCCAGGGCTATGCCTTCGCGAAGGACCACGTCTGCATCCTCGCGGATCAGATTCTGAAGATTCGCGGCCAGCGCGCGGAGTACCTGGGCCAGGGCCCCGGCAGCACCTACGCGGCGAGCGACTTCGCGTACCGGCTGCTGGACCTGCCGGAGCGGGCCCGTGCCGCGTTCGACCAGCAGCCGGAAGATCTCAAGTCGATGCTGGCCGGCTACGTGGCGGGCTTCAACCGCTACGTGTCCGAGACGCCGGCGGCGAGCCTGCCGCAGCCGTGCACCGGCGCCGAGTGGGTGCGCCCCATCACCGCGCAGGAGCTGCTCGCGTTCCACATCAGCGCGGGCCTGACGGCGAGCGCCTACCAGCTCATCCTGGCCATCGGCGCGGCCGAGGCCCCGGGCGTGGGCGCCGGCGGCGTGGGCGTGCCCGCGCCGGGCAGCTTCAAGATCGAGCGCCCTGACGCGAGCCACGTGGGCAGCAACGGCTGGGCCATTGGCAAGCAGCGCTCCGCCGGGGGCCGCGGCATGGTCGTGGCCAACCCGCACTTCCCCTGGGAAGGCGAGCTCAAGCTGTGGGAGAGCCACCTCACCGTCCCGGGCCAGCTCGACGTCTACGGCGTGGGCCTGCTGGGCGTGCCCGCGGTGCTCATCGGCTTCAACGAGAACGTCTCGTGGACGCACACGTTCTCCGCCGGCCAGCGCATGACGCTCTACAAGCTGCCGCTCGTGCCGGGCAAGCCGAAGACGTACAAGTACGGCAACGAAGAGCGGCAGATGACGGAGAAGCAGATCTCCATCCTCGTGAAGCTGCCGGAGGGCTCGCTCACCAGGATCACCCGGACGATGCACATGACCCACTACGGCCCGGTCATCGTGGTCCCCGGGCTGCTCGACTGGACGCCGCAGCAGGCCTACACCTTCCGCGACGCCAACCTGGAGAACACCCAGCTGGTGGCCCAGTTCCTGGGCATGAACCGGGCGAAGAGCCTGGCGGAGTTCAAGGCCGTCTACGAGACGGTGCAGGGCATCCCCTGGGTCAACACCATGGCGGCGGACCGCGAGGGCAACACCTGGTACACGGACTCCTCGCCCACGCCCAACCTGAAGCCGGAGGCCATCGCGGCCTGGCAGACGGCGTCCAACGGCGGCGACCCGTTCGCCACCGGCGCCTGGCGCTCGCTGGGCCTGGTGCTGCTGGACGGCAGCGACCCGCAGAACGAGTGGCAGGACGACCCCGGCCGCGACCGCAGCCCCGGCCTGGTGCCGTTCAGCAAGGTGCCGCAGCTGGACCGCGAGGACTTCGTCTTCAACGCCAACGACAGCTACTGGCTGACCAACCCGGCGAAGCCGCTGACCGGCTACTCGCCCATGCACGGCCTGGAGAACGTCGGCCAGAGCATGCGCACGCGCATGAACGCGCGGCTGCTCACCGAGGTGCGCGAGGACGGCGCGTCCGGCGCGGACGGCAAGTTCACCCGCGCCGAGCTGCAGAACGCCATCCTCGGCAACCGCGCCATGACGGCGGAGCTGCTGCGCGAGGCCGTCGTGCAGCGCTGCCAGGGCCAGCGCTACGGCGTGCTCGCGGATGGCCGGCAGATTGACATCCGCCAGGCGTGCACGGTGCTGGAGGGCTGGACGTCCAACCGCTTCGACACGGACAGCGTCGGCGCCGTGGTGTGGCGTGAGTTCCTCGCCACCGCCCCCATGGCGACCTACGCCACCGGCGGCACGCTCTTCGCGGTGCCCTTCGACCCGAGCGCGCCGCTCGACACGCCCAACACGCTGGCGCCCCCGCCGGCCGCGGGCCAGCCGGACCTGGTGCTGCGCCGCCTGGCGCAGGCGGTGGATCAGCTCGCCCGCGTGGGCATCCCCGTCACGCGGCCGCTCGGCGAGGTGCAGCACACGCCGCGCGTCAACGGGCAGCGCATCCCCATCCACGGTGGCCATGGCATTGACGGCACGGCCAACGTCGTCTCCTTCGGCACCCTCAAGTCCACCAGCGAGCGGGGCGACTTCAGCGCCTTCGTCCCCCCGCAGGACGTCGTCACCCCCCGCACGAACCTGAGCCCGCAGGGCTACGTCATCAACAACGGCAGCAGCTTCATCATGGCGATGGAGTTCACCGAGGAGGGCCCCAAGGCCAACGCGGTGCTCACCTACAGCCAGTCCAGCGACCCGACCTCGTCCTACTTCGCGGACCAGACGCTGATGTTCTCGCGCAAGGAGTGGCGGCCCATCCTCTTCACGGAGGCGGAGATCGCCGCCGCCGTCGTCGAGCAGCAGACGGTCTCCGGCAACTAG
- the pssA gene encoding CDP-diacylglycerol--serine O-phosphatidyltransferase, translating into MTTEPPAARRPRRHFSMIRTFVLADFVTLGNGFAGAGAILSAMQFLASGDKGWLWLAFGLMPMALLLDFLDGRIARWRFKKSPLGADLDSLADVISFGMAPAALAFAVGLRGGLDVAALLYFVACGISRLARFNVTSAELADDTGKVKYFEGTPIPTSLALVMVLAVATWKDRIGADLLGGVWELGPVVLHPLALLYVASGSAMISKTLRIPKI; encoded by the coding sequence ATGACGACCGAGCCGCCCGCAGCGCGCCGCCCGCGCCGCCACTTCTCGATGATCCGCACGTTCGTGCTCGCCGACTTCGTGACGCTCGGCAACGGCTTCGCGGGAGCCGGGGCCATCCTCTCCGCCATGCAGTTCCTGGCGTCGGGAGACAAGGGCTGGCTGTGGCTGGCCTTCGGGCTGATGCCCATGGCGCTGCTGCTGGACTTCCTGGACGGGCGCATCGCCCGGTGGCGCTTCAAGAAGTCGCCGCTGGGAGCGGACCTGGACTCGCTGGCGGACGTCATCTCCTTCGGCATGGCGCCAGCGGCGCTGGCCTTCGCGGTGGGGCTGCGCGGCGGGCTGGACGTGGCGGCGCTCCTCTACTTCGTCGCGTGCGGCATCAGCCGGCTGGCGCGCTTCAACGTCACCTCCGCGGAGCTGGCGGACGACACGGGGAAGGTGAAGTACTTCGAGGGGACGCCCATCCCCACCAGCCTGGCGCTCGTCATGGTGCTGGCGGTGGCCACCTGGAAGGACCGCATCGGCGCGGACCTGCTCGGCGGGGTGTGGGAGCTGGGGCCGGTGGTGCTCCACCCGCTCGCCCTGCTGTATGTGGCCAGCGGCAGCGCGATGATCAGCAAGACGCTGCGCATCCCGAAGATTTGA
- a CDS encoding ThiF family adenylyltransferase: MVEPRFQRNLGVLDEETMERLSRTHVLVAGVGGAGGQCAVDLARLGFGSLTLADFDTYERHNMNRQAGCFESTLGQPKVEVVGRMCLDIHPDLRLRRVAEGITDTNAEGLLAGGAGLPPVDFVVEVIDIAGARQKQALHGACRQRGVPVMTGLMLGFGAALHVFQPDAPSYEQLYLLPDGRIDLPAIIPHLGSYMLQEYMDACYQGRGHAPTCVVGATTAAGMMVSELMRGVMLGPRAMVSWPEYLYVDLFDHRYVRASVRPGRPRQLTPRRASSPR; encoded by the coding sequence ATGGTGGAACCACGATTCCAGCGCAACCTCGGTGTCCTCGACGAGGAGACGATGGAGCGCTTGTCGCGCACGCACGTACTGGTGGCGGGAGTCGGAGGCGCGGGCGGGCAGTGCGCGGTGGACCTGGCGCGGCTGGGCTTCGGGAGCCTCACGCTGGCGGACTTCGACACGTACGAGCGGCACAACATGAACCGGCAGGCGGGCTGCTTCGAGAGCACGCTGGGCCAGCCCAAGGTGGAGGTGGTGGGGCGGATGTGCCTGGACATCCACCCGGACCTGCGGCTGCGCCGGGTGGCCGAGGGCATCACCGACACCAATGCGGAAGGCCTGCTCGCGGGCGGCGCGGGGCTGCCGCCGGTGGACTTCGTGGTGGAGGTCATCGACATCGCGGGAGCGCGGCAGAAGCAGGCGCTCCACGGCGCGTGCCGCCAGCGCGGCGTGCCGGTGATGACGGGGCTGATGCTGGGCTTCGGCGCGGCGCTCCACGTCTTCCAGCCGGACGCGCCGTCGTACGAGCAGCTCTACCTGCTGCCGGATGGCCGCATCGACCTGCCGGCCATCATCCCCCACCTGGGCAGCTACATGCTCCAGGAGTACATGGACGCGTGCTACCAGGGCCGCGGCCACGCGCCCACGTGCGTCGTCGGCGCCACCACGGCCGCGGGGATGATGGTGAGCGAGCTGATGCGCGGGGTGATGCTCGGCCCGCGCGCCATGGTGTCCTGGCCGGAGTACCTGTACGTGGACCTCTTCGACCACCGCTACGTCCGGGCCTCGGTGCGGCCCGGACGTCCGCGGCAGCTCACACCACGCCGCGCGTCTTCGCCTCGTTGA
- a CDS encoding DofA protein produces the protein MATPVYKTATIDRVFFLRWEAPPSQEEIHAVFHQMQGIYEELKPPLVLVASLSPKSSVPNAEQRRNLSTLQSDARPLFSEIHAIVEGNDLQYNLQRVIISGINLVTRTYDEAYHRVHKHADMVAPYLSKRLGVDGVKIINEAKTRGVV, from the coding sequence ATGGCAACTCCGGTCTACAAGACAGCCACCATCGACAGGGTCTTCTTCCTCCGCTGGGAGGCGCCTCCCAGCCAGGAGGAAATCCACGCCGTCTTCCATCAGATGCAGGGCATCTACGAGGAGCTCAAGCCGCCGCTCGTGCTGGTGGCGAGCCTGTCGCCGAAGTCCTCCGTGCCCAACGCCGAGCAGCGGCGCAACCTGTCCACGCTCCAGTCGGACGCGCGGCCGCTCTTCTCGGAGATCCACGCCATCGTCGAGGGCAATGACCTGCAGTACAACCTGCAGCGGGTCATCATCTCCGGCATCAACCTGGTGACGCGCACCTACGACGAGGCGTACCACCGCGTGCACAAGCACGCGGACATGGTGGCGCCCTACCTCAGCAAGCGGCTGGGCGTGGACGGCGTGAAGATCATCAACGAGGCGAAGACGCGCGGCGTGGTGTGA